Proteins from one Rosa chinensis cultivar Old Blush chromosome 7, RchiOBHm-V2, whole genome shotgun sequence genomic window:
- the LOC112177992 gene encoding uncharacterized protein LOC112177992 translates to MDFSHLSDSAEDSAVEDLLSQAKDHILLEQLSAINCSGFTDSVLPTDLESRFCRLKSFPVTKHNTTNSRPPQTTASFRHDSVQAENPDEKKVPNPKSQSGYESPPLESSEFSPEKGMTAAKPKPKHGSVSSRSNSSNSSPDSAIFSPAKRVSGKKQRSKSKLKSKSKSGWLSSPLGSCNSLRDDSPSPPRKAGCFWCSPKTKSASSQRKSKENGGIGGGLRLNFSDDDELLSDLGSFSKKEQSKMLKKAMKEEEKISREAEKVVKWAKQESARMNVTGIDDELSDD, encoded by the coding sequence ATGGATTTCTCCCACCTCTCGGATTCCGCCGAAGACTCCGCCGTAGAAGACCTCCTATCCCAAGCCAAAGACCACATCCTCCTCGAGCAGCTCTCCGCCATCAACTGCTCCGGCTTCACCGACTCCGTCCTCCCCACCGACCTCGAGTCCCGCTTCTGCAGACTCAAGTCTTTCCCCGTCACCAAGCACAACACCACCAACTCGCGCCCACCTCAAACCACCGCTTCGTTCCGCCATGATTCGGTTCAGGCTGAAAACCCAGATGAGAAAAAGGTTCCTAATCCGAAATCACAGTCTGGGTATGAGTCACCGCCTCTGGAATCGTCGGAGTTTTCACCGGAAAAGGGAATGACGGCTGCGAAACCAAAGCCAAAACATGGGTCGGTTTCTTCTCGCTCGAATTCTTCGAACTCATCTCCCGATAGTGCAATTTTCTCACCGGCCAAGAGAGTTTCAGGCAAGAAGCAGCGTTCTAAATCGAAATTGAAATCGAAATCAAAATCTGGGTGGTTGTCTTCACCGTTGGGTTCTTGCAATTCGTTGAGAGATGATTCTCCTTCGCCGCCGAGGAAAGCCGGTTGCTTCTGGTGTTCTCCAAAGACAAAGAGTGCTTCTTCTCAGAGAAAGAGCAAGGAAAATGGGGGCATTGGTGGTGGGCTTCGTCTCAATTTCAGCGACGACGATGAGCTCCTGTCTGATTTGGGAAGCTTTTCGAAGAAAGAGCAGAGCAAGATGCTAAAGAAGGCGAtgaaggaggaagagaagatcaGTAGAGAAGCTGAGAAAGTTGTGAAATGGGCTAAGCAAGAGTCGGCTAGAATGAATGTCACTGGTATTGATGATGAACTTAGTGATGATTAG